From the Primulina tabacum isolate GXHZ01 chromosome 15, ASM2559414v2, whole genome shotgun sequence genome, one window contains:
- the LOC142527042 gene encoding uncharacterized protein LOC142527042, producing MQKNTLTATGALLKHIQFVKVCIRSKGGSSIVKYTDSLMDPLATNTAFRPPVLDGSNYALWKVKMRMIVDDDGDNRSKPESSWSNDEVQTSNFNSKALNAIFTSVDVNMFSLITNCISAKEAWDILQMHCEGSENVRRTKLGMLTSKFESLRMEENETIVEYDRRLSEIANETFSLGDPMSNERLVSKVLRSLPERFNIKICAIDESKDTSTLNLEDLISSLRTFEMNLDLQKRNIGKAVALQTTDDSVNSLIQEAKDSDLGEESISLITKKLGDYLKRMRDKKKIVSTSRPQFVPFERNKITASTQGNFRSRNDSSARTKTKKLDSVQCRECSGFGHYANECANRLRKNKIMAATLSDEDHDDDFETKEGDDCTSLFAIQEQTYKLQVNPFGVATGAATPGRNTVSESLCLNANYLEISEADKIQESDQEELTMEIVQRMYEELYDDWLKRNKANSLLSKENIELKSNLSRLEVLLSRKDLELCKVKDDLEKASKTLAKFNSSSSKLDTVLNMGKDSRSGLGYVASMYEHGESSNSSSRTTVFVKGVGDDAVTKTENPPMKTVQSSKLVSEHMLKTSCSAPSPSKSHSLAKMAQDKKHVSISNPKQRKHHFICHYYRKSGHIKPFCYKLRTDYLMWHSNQVLHKVLSNTMSNTTVKRSSTKKIWVPKTVIQCNVIYTSLKTNIAGAWYFDSGCSRHMTSSKEHLIDYSELKSGRVTYGGGAKGRIVGKGTLNVDGLPILHNVLHVEGLNSNLISISQLCDDDLHEHGLLIIAILWEIVIIVEVPNNAYICESCQKGKQTRVAHPVLQHFGTTWCLELLHMDLMGPMDVESLGGLTGKTKEDDTEGLLDSNEPSTSIGVEPGVETSETTPCSTAPLTRTEAMENENVDDDDVVINCEKEIPSKIQKNHPSSQIIGEIHEDVQTREKEKVDYRKMVGLVCMNSTFSQVSHSCFVSLIEPKNVNEALKDEFWVNAMHEELEQLVRNDVWDLVPKPSDVNVIGSKWIFKNKTDESGNIIRNKARLVAQAYTQIEGVDFDETFAPVARMESV from the exons ATGCAGAAAAATACTTTGACGGCGACAGGAGCTTTGCTGAAGCATATTCAGTTCGTGAAGGTTTGCATACGAAGCAAGGGTGGTTCGTCTATCGT GAAATACACTGATAGCTTAATGGATCCACTAGCGACTAACACTGCTTTTAGACCACCAGTCTTAGATGGTTCGAACTATGCTCTCTGGAAAGTCAAGATGAGGAT GATAGTTGATGATGATGGAGATAATCGAAGCAAACCAGAGAGTTCTTGGTCCAATGATGAAGTTCAAACCTCGAACTTCAACTCAAAGGCGCTAAATGCTATATTCACCTCTGTTGATGTCAACATGTTCAGTCTCATCACCAACTGCATTTCTGCTAAAGAAGCTTGGGATATTCTTCAAATGCACTGCGAAGGATCTGAAAATGTTCGCAGAACCAAACTCGGGATGTTAACCTCTAAATTTGAAAGCTTAAGGATGGAGGAAAACGAGACTATTGTGGAATATGATCGGAGATTGAGTGAGATTGCAAATGAGACCTTTAGTCTCGGTGATCCTATGTCAAACGAAAGATTGGTTAGCAAGGTCCTGAGATCCCTTCCTGAGCgttttaatatcaaaatttgTGCTATTGACGAATCCAAGGACACCTCTACACTTAATCTGGAAGACCTAATTAGCTCTCTCAGAACATTTGAGATGAATCTAGACCTACAGAAAAGAAATATTGGGAAGGCTGTTGCCTTACAAACCACTGATGATTCTGTGAATAGCCTAATTCAAGAGGCAAAGGACTCTGATCTTGGCGAGGAATCAATCTCCTTAATCACAAAAAAGCTTGGCGACTACCTAAAAAGAATGAGAGATAAGAAGAAGATTGTATCAACATCAAGACCACAGTTTGTTCCTtttgaaagaaataaaataactgCATCAACTCAAGGGAATTTCAGATCGAGAAATGATTCATCAGCTCGAACAAAAACAAAGAAACTTGATTCAGTCCAATGTAGAGAATGCTCTGGATTTGGTCATTATGCAAATGAGTGCGCAAATCGGCTTCgcaaaaacaaaattatggCAGCTACACTGAGTGATGAGGACCATGATGATGATTTTGAAACCAAGGAAGGAGATGATTGCACCTCTTTATTTGCCATCCAGGAACAAACATACAAACTGCAGGTCAATCCCTTTGGTGTTGCCACTGGTGCTGCAACACCAGGGCGCAACACTGTGTCAGAATCACTGTGTCTCAATGCTAACTATCTGGAAATTTCAGAAGCTGACAAAATTCAGGAATCTGACCAAGAAGAGCTTACTATGGAAATTGTCCAAAGGATGTATGAAGAACTTTATGATGACTGGCTCAAAAGAAATAAGGCAAACTCATTACTGTCAAAAGAAAACATTGAGTTGAAGAGCAACTTGTCTCGTCTAGAAGTTTTGCTGAGTAGGAAGGATCTTGAACTATGTAAAGTCAAAGATGATCTTGAGAAAGCATCAAAAACTCTTGCCAAATTCAATTCAAGCTCATCAAAACTTGACACAGTATTGAATATGGGAAAGGACAGCAGATCTGGCCTTGGTTATGTTGCAAGTATGTATGAACATGGTGAGTCTTCTAACTCCAGTTCAAGGACCACAGTATTTGTGAAGGGTGTAGGAGACGATGCTGTCACTAAAACAGAAAATCCGCCCATGAAAACTGTACAAAGCTCAAAGCTGGTCTCTGAACATATGCTGAAAACATCCTGTTCAGCTCCCTCACCGTCAAAAAGTCACTCCTTAGCCAAGATGGCTCAAGACAAGAAGCATGTATCAATCTCAAATCCCAAGCAGCGAAAGCATCATTTCATCTGTCACTATTATCGTAAGTCTGGGCACATCAAACCTTTCTGCTACAAACTCAGAACTGACTATCTCATGTGGCATTCAAATCAGGTGTTGCATAAGGTGTTGTCCAACACCATGTCAAACACCACAGTCAAACGTTCTTCCACTAAGAAAATTTGGGTACCAAAAACTGTTATACAATGCAATGTCATTTATACCTCGctaaaaactaacattgcaggagcatggtactttgacagtgggTGTTCCCGTCACATGACAAGTTCTAAAGAACACCTCATTGATTATTCTGAGCTAAAAAGTGGACGTGTAACTTATGGAGGTGGTGCCAAAGGGAGAATTGTAGGCAAAGGAACCCTGAATGTTGATGGGCTTCCCATACTTCACAATGTTCTACATGTTGAAGGACTTAACTCGAAtttaataagcataagtcaactttgtgatgatGACCTACAT GAACACGGTCTGCTGATAATTGCTATCTTGTGGGAGATAGTGATAATTGTCGAAGTGCCAA ATAATGCATATATCTGTGAATCATGTCAAAAAGGTAAACAAACCCGTGTTGCACACccggtgttgcaacactttgggacaacaTGGTGTCTTGAACTTCTACACATGGATCTAATGGGTCCAATGGATGTTGAAAGCTTGGGTG GACTAACAGGAAAAACTAAAGAGGATGATACTGAGGGACTGCTGGATTCAAATGAACCATCAACCAGCATCGGTGTTGAGCCTGGTGTTGAGACCAGTGAGACAACACCATGTTCAACAGCGCCACTAACTAGAACGGAAGCCATGGAGAATGAAAACGTcgatgatgatgatgtggtgatcaattgtgaaaaagaaatTCCCAGCAAGATTCAGAAGAATCATCCATCATCACAAATTATTGGTGAAATACATGAAGATGTGCAAACAAGGGAAAAGGAGAAGGTTGACTACCGAAAAATGGTCGGATTAGTGTGTATGAACTCCACATTCTCCCAGGTAAGCCACTCATGCTTTGTGTCTTTAATTGAACCTAAAAATGTGAATGAGGCTCTAAAGGATGAATTTTGGGTCAATGCCATGCATGAAGAACTAGAACAACTTGTCCGCAATGATGTGTGGGACTTAGTTCCCAAACCTTCGGACGTCAATGTCATTGGATcaaaatggatttttaaaaataaaacagatGAATCCGGTAACATTATTCGAAATAAGGCTCGTTTGGTAGCTCAAGCGTATACACAGATTGAGGGGgtggattttgatgaaaccttcGCACCTGTGGCACGAATGGAGTCTGTCTGA
- the LOC142527816 gene encoding uncharacterized protein LOC142527816, translating into MKILYLTCSSSGCERNWSVFEHIHSKKRNRLSQQRLNDLVYIKYNRTLRRRYAMRDKIDPISLSEIDDSNEWLLGKLDDSDNENDDNDLVFEDDDLRWSDVAQAVGVGESAYDFRSRNASTSKGASSSTSAKRSNLQLELVLWMKKRSTLMLKPKKKKIPMDINQVMRLMTYIWKMKMTIIITFDISSITI; encoded by the exons atgAAGATTTTGTACCTCACATGCTCTTCTTCAGGTTGTGAACGTAATTGGAGTGTATTTGAACAT ATACATTCTAAAAAAAGAAATAGGTTGTCTCAACAACGATTGAATGATTTGGTATATATCAAATACAACAGAACGTTGAGGCGAAGATATGCCATGCGAGATAAGATTGATCCTATTTCTTTGTCAGAAATAGATGATAGTAACGAATGGTTGTTGGGAAAGTTGGATGATAGTGATAATGAGAATGATGATAACGATTTGGTCTTTGAAGATGATGATTTGCGTTGGAGTGATGTAGCACAAGCGGTTGGGGTTGGTGAAAGTGCATATGACTTTCGATCTCGAAATGCATCTACTTCAAAAGGAGCGTCATCATCCACTTCAGCAAAAAGAAGCAATCTTCAGCTCGAACTAGTCTTGTGGATGAAGAAGAGATCAACATTGATGTTGAaaccgaagaagaagaagataccAATGGATATAAATCAAGTGATGAGGCTGATGACGTATATTTGGAAGATGAAGATGACGATTATAATAACATTTGATATTTCATCTATCACAATTTga